A region of Planktomarina temperata RCA23 DNA encodes the following proteins:
- a CDS encoding EamA family transporter, with protein MTSPGVINWLRIAFIAMIWGGAFMVVRMALRDFQPLTLAAGRITIGAIALYGLMRWRGIALPSFKDIALWRFVLLVGLLSSAIPFALLSWGQQHVPSAFAGMTMAALPIFVLPLAHFFVPGERIFLRKLIGFGVGFLGAMLLIGTSGLGVAEGPVETLARFACVAAAFCYACGSIATRQCPPINELALSTGSLILAAMVLLPIALLVEGPPNLPSISGLLAIGYLGLIPTALAFIIKVAVIRSAGPSFMTLTNYQVPVWSVLAGSLFLGETLPATLFVALALILLGVAIIQAGVLRRIFNRGQPPKV; from the coding sequence ATGACATCTCCCGGAGTGATCAATTGGCTTCGTATTGCCTTTATCGCAATGATTTGGGGCGGCGCCTTTATGGTGGTGCGTATGGCGCTGCGTGATTTCCAACCGCTGACCCTGGCGGCAGGGCGGATCACCATCGGCGCCATCGCGCTCTATGGCCTGATGCGTTGGCGCGGCATTGCTTTGCCCAGCTTCAAAGACATCGCCCTCTGGCGCTTTGTCCTTTTGGTTGGGCTGCTGTCCAGCGCAATCCCCTTCGCACTGCTCAGTTGGGGCCAACAACATGTGCCCTCCGCCTTTGCCGGCATGACCATGGCAGCGCTGCCTATTTTCGTTTTGCCGCTGGCTCATTTCTTTGTGCCGGGCGAGCGGATTTTTTTACGCAAACTCATCGGCTTTGGCGTGGGTTTCCTGGGCGCCATGCTCCTGATCGGCACAAGCGGGCTTGGCGTGGCAGAAGGTCCCGTGGAAACGCTGGCGCGTTTCGCCTGCGTGGCGGCCGCTTTCTGCTATGCCTGCGGATCTATCGCCACGCGACAATGCCCGCCGATTAATGAGCTGGCCCTCTCCACCGGCTCGCTCATTTTGGCCGCTATGGTCTTACTGCCGATCGCCCTGCTGGTCGAAGGCCCGCCCAACCTGCCCAGTATCTCGGGTTTACTCGCGATTGGCTATCTGGGCCTCATTCCCACCGCATTGGCCTTTATCATCAAAGTTGCCGTGATCCGAAGCGCGGGGCCCTCATTCATGACACTCACAAATTACCAAGTCCCCGTTTGGTCCGTACTCGCGGGCAGCCTCTTTCTAGGGGAAACCCTTCCGGCGACACTCTTTGTCGCTCTGGCTTTGATCTTGTTGGGGGTGGCGATTATTCAAGCAGGTGTCTTGCGCCGCATCTTCAACCGCGGACAGCCGCCCAAAGTTTGA
- the folP gene encoding dihydropteroate synthase, translating to MTLYYRPLVEEQGTHVLAGGWCRFSKVEVLSRQGRAALISADEVPQDILHRLTSARSDLGTKASAGPQVMGILNTTPDSFSDGGQFGNPASARAHAVRLLQEGADIIDIGGESTRPGADLVALEEEISRTKPTILDLRQVSSLPLSIDTRKAPVAAAALEAGVDWINDVSALSFDSEMAQVAARSGAPLCLMHAPSDPKTMQQKADYEDVLLDVYDYLAARIEFALSQGILRQNIIVDPGIGFGKTLEHNLALLRGLAVFHGLGCPILLGASRKRFIGTISGAEKAQDRMAGSVAVALAAAGQGAQILRVHDVRETVQALKLWAAVRG from the coding sequence ATGACGCTGTATTATCGGCCCTTGGTCGAAGAGCAGGGCACGCATGTGCTTGCAGGGGGCTGGTGCCGTTTTTCCAAGGTTGAAGTTCTATCGCGGCAGGGGCGGGCGGCGCTCATATCTGCCGATGAGGTGCCGCAAGACATATTGCATCGATTAACCTCTGCGCGTTCTGATTTGGGGACAAAAGCAAGCGCAGGGCCGCAGGTCATGGGTATTTTGAACACCACGCCGGATAGTTTTTCCGATGGTGGGCAATTTGGCAACCCTGCAAGCGCGCGCGCCCATGCTGTGCGCTTGCTGCAAGAGGGGGCAGATATTATTGACATCGGGGGCGAAAGCACCCGGCCCGGCGCCGATCTGGTGGCATTGGAGGAGGAAATCTCCCGGACCAAGCCCACCATTCTTGATCTGCGGCAGGTGTCGTCTTTGCCTTTGTCAATTGATACGCGCAAAGCGCCTGTGGCGGCGGCCGCGTTGGAGGCGGGCGTCGATTGGATCAATGATGTCTCTGCTTTGAGTTTTGACAGTGAGATGGCGCAGGTGGCGGCCCGCAGTGGCGCGCCACTGTGCCTGATGCACGCACCCAGTGATCCCAAAACGATGCAGCAAAAGGCGGATTACGAAGATGTCCTACTCGATGTCTATGATTATTTGGCCGCACGGATAGAGTTTGCGCTGTCACAGGGTATTTTGCGGCAAAATATTATTGTTGATCCCGGCATTGGGTTTGGGAAAACCTTGGAGCATAATTTGGCGCTATTGCGCGGTCTTGCGGTATTCCACGGCTTAGGGTGCCCCATTCTCTTGGGCGCGTCCCGCAAGCGCTTTATTGGCACGATTTCTGGCGCAGAGAAGGCGCAGGACCGTATGGCAGGCTCGGTTGCGGTGGCCCTGGCCGCCGCTGGGCAAGGCGCGCAGATCTTGCGTGTGCATGACGTGCGCGAAACGGTTCAGGCGCTCAAACTTTGGGCGGCTGTCCGCGGTTGA